ATTCCAAGGGACACGACTAGCAAGTGGTCAGCCTGGAAGTATGACGCAGGATGAACCGACACCAAAGTAGGTGAGGGGCTACTCATTTTCTATCCTCAGGGATCCTGTGGAGTTTGGGTTTTGGTTGGGCTCATAAGGGGCCTCGGGAGCCTTCATGAACAAGTCAGAGACATCCAGTGGGCAATGTCACCACGGGGAAGCTGCAAGAGCCTCGCTTTAGGAGACGTGCCAGATGCTTCCATACCTCGATTCTGGCCGTAGCAGTTTTGATGGCAGCTGACGTGGCGGCCATCTCCTTGTCCACCAggtcccccacctcctcctgttTGATGTCCAGGCCTCTGGGCAGGAGCTCCTGGGAACAGCATCACAAAGGCTGCAATGACCCTTTGACCTCCTCCTCTCTGTTCTCCCGTGGCAGAAAGCAAGGGAGAAGGGCCCTGCCATGTAACACACTTCTGGAACCCACAGAGGGGCCTCCTGTGCAGGCCTCGTCTGGAACTCGCTACTGCGTGAACCCCAGAACTTCACACTCCACCCCCCTCCTTCTAGAAAGCCATCCCTGCCTAAGCCCACAATGCCATTCAGTTGCAGCTGCTTGGACCCTGACCTCACAGTTGCACGGTACAGTGTATTTGTGGCTTGggaggtattttattttaagattcatttatttgagagaaacaaagacaaagagacaaagaGCAAAAGTGGGaagggcagcgggagagggagagagaatctcaagcagactccacggcTGGGcacgagcctgatgtggggctcgatctcatgaccctgagatcacgacctgagccgaaaccaagagtcggacgctccaccgactgtgccacccaggtgccagttgggaggtattttaaaaacatcttcaaATATCGGTGATGCCTTCCAACCAGACACTCTGCCTCTTATTGGACTTGCGTCCACAGCAATCATATGAGGCAGTTACTAGTCCTGTTCTACACATGGGAAGCCAAGGCTCCGAGAGGTCAAATGTCTTGACCCCAGTCACACTGCTAATGAATGGCagagagcagggatttgaacttGGGGCTGATGGCAAAGCCTGTGAATTGTGAAAATATTATGTGTTATACCTATGAGAGTACAAAACAGATATGAATGGTTTAAAGAATAAGAACAATGGCCCACGTATCTACCACCCAACTTAAGGACTAGCTTAAGGAACGTTATCAGTACCTTTGAAATCTCCTTTGTATTCTGCCCTAACTCCATCTccaccctccctgcttcccacctCAAGATAAACACAGAATTCAGGAGaatgcttactttttttaaaaaactccctATGAAGGCATCCTTAAACAGTATAATGTGAAGTACATATGttttgatctttatttatttcctttaaagactttatttatttaatagagagtcttaagcagactccacactgagtgcggaacctgacttggggctcgaactcatgaccctgagatcatgacctgagctgaaaccaagagtcagatgctaattgacccactgagccacccaggagcccctggtttgatttttatttaaaaggaatccTACTCTATGCATTTTCCTATGACTTGCTTGTTCACTCAGCAGTCCGTGTGTCCTATAATGTGGTAATTCTATCCCCAGGCAAACACCCTAGAGAAACTCTTAAATCAGGAGATATGTACCAGAGTGACCAAATACACATTCGtgacagccccaaactggaaagaacccaaacatccatcaacaatagatatatagctatataacagatatgtaaataaatataaacagataCATAATAGATGTATAAGTTGAGCTACAGTCACATGACGGACTGCTACAGAGCAGTGAAAATGAACATATCTGCATAGATGAACCTCACATACAGAATGCTGGAAAAAGCACGGTGTAGAAGAAAGTCTGTAACACACAGAACTAAAAATGTTACTTAGGGAAAAAGGACATAGTTTTTCTATTATCTTCACTTGGAACCCTGATTAAACATTCTACATATAACTTCTACACTCCAGCTTCTAAAATCTGTGCCACATTCTATGGTAATTCCTTCAGTTCTATCATCcaattcactaattctttcttcagctTTGTTTTAACCTGCTGTTGGATCTCTATGCTAAATTATGACTTtcaatgattatatttttcatttctagaagtttggTGGTGGTTTTTCAAATATATCTGGTTACTTTTGAAAGTATCTTATTCCCTTGCCACACtttttaatatcctttaaaaagttctttaacATATCGGACACATTTATGATGAATGTATGGCCTTGGGACTTTATCTGTGAAAGTTCCTTGGGGTTTAGAGTCAAAGTATACCTCTTCAGAGACCATTTGGATCTGCCTCTGCCAGGTACCTGGGCCCCTAATGACCtgatttaattttctgtttgggttttttttcaggCCACACAGGTAGTAGATTTGGACCCTGAAGCCACAGATACATGGCTTGTAGTTAGAAATTCCCTAGGAGGCCGTGCTGCCTCCTTTTCCCTGCTACAACCAAGGTTGAGACCAGATCTCTCCAGTAGAGTAGGCTTTTCCCCCATTCACTCGGGGTGTGATCTTTTGGAGTTCTGTTTTGGGGAGGAAGTCTCTGCATTCCGAACTTTGACCCTACTTGGGCCTAGGTTTTGTTTCTTACTCTCCCTTGTATGTGTGGCCCACTAAAATCCAAGCTCTAGGCCAAAAGATGAACAAACACTGGCTCCTGCATCCTTTTGGTTTCTGATTCTGAGAATTTCCTTAGTTTTCCGCCAGTTCAGATTCAAGTAACATTTCCCCCCCCAAACTTTATTTAGCATATTCCACGCCCTGTCCTAGGAAGAGTTCTAAACATCTGGTCAGTCCTACTGCCAGAAAGGAAACCTGCCCAGGATCTTCCTCTCacaccttgctttttaaaattaatttgattcggggtgcctgggtggctcagtcgttaagcgtctgccttcggctcaggtcatgatcccagagtcctgggatcgagccccgcatcaggctccctgctcggcgggaagcctgcttctccctttcccactccccctgcttgtgttcttgctcttgctatctctctgtcaaataaataaaatctttaaaaaaaataaaataaaataaaattaatttgattcttggggcacctgggtggctcagttgttaaagagtctgccttcagctcgggtcatgatcccagggtcctgggatcgagacctgcatcaggctccctgctcggcggagagccagtttctccttctcccactcccactgcttgtgttccctctcttgctgtgtctctctctatcaaataaataaaatctttaaaaaaaattaatttgattccTACTTCCTCACCTAATGGTGTCCTACACATGTGTGTACTGAGAAGCAGTTCTGCATGGCCCTGGAGAAGGTGGTCTATCTCCAGCAAAAGGCAGACTGTGGTAAGGCTGCCTAGGCCGCCATCAGCAATTTAATAACACTAAAATACCACTGGGATCATGTCATTCTATTGAAAGAAAGGTCAGCAATTCACCATTATCCATAGCCTTCCTTCATCCAGACATTCACAATTCCCTACCTCGTTGCCCACTTCTCCCCAGTATGAACCTTCCTACCCATCTGATCTTTTTATCTGCTTTGCTTTCTCCATATGTATATTCCATTAAATAAACATTCACTGGGTGTTAGCCACCTGCCAGATACGCCAGGGACCAAGGGGATGACGTGAAGAAGGTACAGGCTCTGTCTTTAAGGATCATGGGGGAAAGAGACAGGTAGGCAGGTACACCACAGCGCTAGCCACCAACACCGCAAGGTgaaggtggtgggtgggagggaccCAGGAAGGTGAATAAGGGCCAGACTGTGACAGTCCTTGGGTATCATATTACATAATTTGATTTTTGTTATCAAACGAGGAATCACAATCAGATCTCTGTTTTTGGAAGAGATTAGAGGAAAAGAGGCCAAGAGGCAGAAAAACTAATCAGAAGGCTGTTATAAGAGTTCAGATGAGGGATGACGAAAATCTGAACTCCGGCCCTGATCTCTTCATACCCTGGACTTACTATTATGACCCATTTTTGGAATCAAGTAAGTGCCTTGTACTGAACTCTTAAAATAGAGCTGATTACCGCTCTCATCCCACTGTAGAGAAATGGGtgatttccttattttcctttcccataGGGACCATGTCTTATTTGTCCCTGTACATCTAATACGTTCCCCACTATGTACAACGTACTCACTGCATctttattaaatcaataaatatgctGTTATCGCCATGTTAGGTGTTAACCTGTTCAACCAGATACAAATCCCGGAAAACAGAGAAACTAtgcatattcttctttgatactgcTTAGCACAGTGACGAACACACAGTAGGTTCTCAATGCACAGCCAACACATGAGATATAACGGGAAGGTCGTTCAGGGGGTCAGATTTCTCAGCGCCAACTCTCGCTTTCTTGAGTCAAATGGAAAGCGCAGAAAGAACGGGCTGAGGACATCACTGAGTCCCTGGCAGATCACCGGCACTCACCCCCAAGAACCTCCCCTGTAGTAACACGGCTCCTACCTCGGTAATGGCAGCGATCCTGTTGAGGCAGCTCTTCACGGCCGTGCCGTCATTCTCCCGCGttccttcctcttccaggaaAGCCAGGTAGAGGAGGGTTTCCTTGCCAAACTGCTTGCAGGCCTCAGTCAGCGCTGGAGATGCAGGACAACCAAGACTTTTGAAGGCCCTCTGCTCTCCCTGTTTTccagcccaggcccccagccccggtACTCACAGTCAGCAGGTTCCGGCGGGGCTCGAAGGCAGGTGGTGCTCACGTAAGCCATGGTATCACTGGTCAAGTGGGCAAGGAGGGTGACCGAGTGGAGGAGCCCACTGATATCTGCCAGGAGTTTAAAGGGGGTTGCTCAGGGCTGTTGAGGGGTAGGTTtacctcccttcttccttccctgctttgcAAGTTATATACACCCCTTTCTTGGTGCAGAGGAACCCATTGCTACTTTCATACGCAAGCATTTCTGAACTCGGTCCAGCCGTCACTAAGCGACAGACCCTATCCTGCGCCTTTCTTACCTTCTGGGTGGGCCAGGTAGCGGCTCCAGCTTTTTTCCAGTTGCTCAAGGCAGCTGGAAACAGACTTGACCTTGGAGAGAAGGTGATCTGTGGTGGAGGGAGACAGGGCAAAGTCAGAGGCGGAGTTGTCAGACCCGCTTGCTCCCCGTGAGGGTAAGGCACGTGACGGATGCGCCTACCTCGTGAGTGGCCTCAGCCCTGCAGGAGCTGCCCTAAGATGGGAGGGCGGAGGAAAGAGGGTTCACTGCGCTCGTACAGGACTCTCTCACTGCAGCCTCAAAAGCTGTGCTTCTGGGCCCATCTGGTCCCTTAGCCAAGAGCCAGGGCAGCCACATCAGCAGCCTAGAGTGAGCCTCTCCCTTCCTCGGGACTGCCTGCCCAAATAAATCCAGGCCTTGCTGTTACGTCTTTCAAGGACCTGGGACTCTCATTAGTCTTGAGCCCAGACCCTTGGCTCCGTCAGGCTAATCTGGGCTCATGCTGTGCACACAACACAAAACAGCCATTCCCACTCTGTGCCTCTGGGCACAGGTCCGCAAAGATTGTCACATGGGAGTTAAAGTATGGGGGCCTCATGTCACTGCACAGGTGTGGCTCCTGGCTCCATCACCAGTGGCTACGATTGCAGGCCATGCACACCTGCTTCCTCAAGTGAAAACAGAGTAACAGGACCACCTCATGGCACCACAGTGACGATTCACTGGGCCGAGGCATGTGGAGCACTTAGAACGGCGGTTGGCACATGGTGCGCACTCCGTAATGTCAGCTGTTTGTGTTATTTTACCCCCCGCTTTTTCCCCTCCAGTGGCTCCTGTCTGTCCTCttccttcaaagcccagctcatAAAGTCTCTCCTCAGAATCCGCCCATGGCTGCCCCACTCTCTGGCATTCCCTCAGTAAACTGGGAACTCAATGTGCTCCTTCCTCCTTACAGATGGGTTCCCTGCTGAGTAAGATAGAACAGCCTTTGCCGCAGATGTCACCaaatggagacatttttttttttcccccaaagattattttagggagagagtgtgcacgtgtgcaagcagggggaggggcagaggaagtggagagagagaaactctcaagcagactccacgctgagcacggagcctgacatggggttcgatctcaggactctgagatcatgacctgagccgaaatcaagagtcagacgctcaaccgattgagccacccaggcgccccgtagacATTACTATTTGATAATCAAAGTCAGCTCTCGGTTGTTTCCTGCCATCTGCCTTGTCCTCAGTGGGCCCTCTGGTAGCTACACCCAGGACTTCACCAGTGCCCTGGGCCTGGATGCTCTGCCCTGAGGCCCCTCCTCTCATCCACAGGGCTTCTCTGGCTCCGACCACTGCCCCACCCGCATGCCCTTAGGACTCTGGAACATGCAGAGTGGGCCTTGTTCATGCCTGGGACCACACGGGTATTCTCAATGTTCCTGCCCCCCGTGTGGGCCTGAAGCTCCCAAGCAACCTTCTCTTCATTCAGGCCATGTTCTTCTGTCCAGAGACACATTGGGGcgtctgctcctcctccccctggtGCTTGGACTCGAGCAGAGGTATCACACCTGGGGGCTTTAGAAAGTTCTACCACCTGAGGCCCTGGGCCGCAGAGCTTCTGGCTGAACTGATCTtagggtggggcctgggcatcgCCAGGTGACTCTGACTTGCAGCAGGCGGAGGACCCGTGAGCTCAGGTCACGCGGGATTCAACGTCACCCCTGACCACTGAATTTGCACGTGCGGGCAGGCAAGGGGGGAGGGTACCTGCAGAGCCGGCACAGCTGATCAGAGTGGGCTCCTCGAGCTGCCGCAGGGCCTCCTGGACCACCTGCTCTGCGGCCTTCCTGGACTCTGCCAGCAGCATTTTCCGTTGGTCTTTGGCGACCTGGCACGCTGATTCCTAGAAATGGTCCAGGGAGGTGAGGATCGGACACAGACCCCATCAGGAGCCTTCGAGCAGCATCCACCTTGACACAGTGGGGAGTCCTGGCATCTTAACTCAAGCTACTGCTAATGAGGTGGGCATCCGTTACTTGCCTTTGCGCTGGACAGTTCCCGCTGGGTGTGTTCGAGCTGTTCCTGAAGAGTGGATAATTCTTCCTCCCGACGAGCGACGGCATGTGCCAAGCTGCTCCGCTCCTTCTCAAGCTCGGCGATCTGGCCGGCCCACTTTGCCTCTGACTGCAACGTTGGCCGGGTTAAAGAGGGAGAATTAAACGGTCCACTTCCCAGGAGTCCAGACCCACCAGCAGGCCACAGGGAACAGGAGGCGCCACCTTCATTCCCCCAAGCACACACTGAGCACGGATGGGACCAGCTTGGTCAGCTGCTGCATGGGGCTGGATGCCGGGTGACAGCAGTCCCAAagccagagagggaaaaatgCGGAAGGGAGGTGATGCTCACCTGGGCAGAAGTTTCCAGGCTGCCTTGGACAATCTGGAGTTCCTGTTTGCTGGTGGCAAGTTCTTGCTTCAAGCTCTCTAGTACTTCTGTCTGTTCTTGAgtctgaaagagaagaaaaacagaaccacTCTGATCTGGGTGGTGGTTGCAAGAGATAAACACATATAAAAACCCCCAagctattggggcacctggctggctcagtcagcatgcaactcttgatctcggggtcacgagttctagccccatgttggctgtagaaattatttaaaaacaaaatctttaaaaaaaaaagtccccaagtTATCAATGGGAGATTTGTGTACTCTCTTGTATGCAAGATTGGATGCATCCAACAAAaagtgggtgggaggaggtgatAGTCCAGAGTGTTCCAGAAAGTTTTCTTCTGGTTAAGCAGGGAAAGCCGAAGGGAGAATTTTAGGGACATTTCCTAAATATCATGCTTCAGCTTATAGTACTGATAATAGTAGAACTAAATCTTCTTTCTTATAGATagaaagtgtttttttattttttaaaattgaagtataactgataCAGAACTGGATCTTTAATTCAGACATCCCAATACCTGGTATGATGCTGAATCTAATCATCTTGAAACAACTCtctttttttgatttctttctttttttttttttttaaagattttatttatttatttgagagagagagaatgagagagcacatgagaggggggagggtcagagggagaagcagactccctgccgagcagggagcccgatgcgggactcgatcctgggactccaggatcatgacctgagccaaaggcagtcgcccaaccaactgagcccacaggcgcccctgatttctttcataagtgctACTTTTCAAAGAGCAGGTTGCAACCCATTAGAATTCAcagctaacattaaaaaaaaatgaaataaatggaggcacctgggtggtgccaagttggttgagcatccgactcttggtttcggctcaagttgggatctcagggttgtgagatcgagccttgcgtcaggttccgtgctcagcgCGGAGTTTGCTTAACActctccctccccttgcccctccccccaacctctgtaaaattaaatctttaaaaaaataaaaaataaaaaaatgaaataaacagagcaaaaaaaatccaaatgcatCCACAGAGTAAGGATGAATATTGCTTTGTGACACTTTTACTTCCATTAAATAGACCGTATTTCCTACTCTGAGTCACAGAGAAGCGTGACTGTTAAGTGTAAGGCATTCAGTTTTCTCTATCTGACACATCTTACTGCAATGGGACCTGCCTGCCAATCCCACCCCAACTCGTGGGTGTTCTCCCGACCACAAGTCCTCATAAATGTTCACGTCTCTCTCTGATCTCCAGGTGCTTTTACTTCTCTCAACCGTCCCAGACTCGCCCTTGGCAAGACTTTGCTGATGCACCTGCTCAGCTGAAGCCTCTTTATCACGCCATGCCTCTAACCCCTGGTGCGTCGGTCACCCTGTCCCATGCTCACACCTCTTGTAACGCGCTCACAGGGCTCTAACCCACAGGGCTGCCTGTTGCAGCAAAAGACAAGGTCTTCCCACCTGGGCAGCACCCCAGGCCCGCCTCCAGCTCAGGCAGAACCCCTCCCTCATTCCCCCTGCACTTTTCCTTCCCCTCACCTTCCGCTGCGCCTGGTCACTTATTCGCTGGAAGGAGTCCTCTAGCTCTTTTTTCTCTCGTTCCAAATCCGCCTGGGCTTGCCTGGCCACGGACACCTGTTTGGTCACCTCTGCATTCTGTAGGGGAGGAACAGTGTCTTGAACTGGCTTATCTCAGGTTTAACAACTCGGGGACAACATCTACTTCTAGAACAAATGACAACATTCAGACAGCTGGACACAGAAATCACTTTTCTACCCAGAGAGAAGCCAGAATAGAGATGTCATCTTCAGATACTCGACGCTCAAGAATTTAAAAGAACAGGGgcaactgagtggctcagtcggttaagcgtccgagtcttgattttggctcaggtcatgatctcggggtcatgagattgagccttacatcaggctctgcgctgggcgtggagcctgcttgggattctctctctccctctaacccttccccccaaccccgctctatctctccctaaaaataaatgaataaataaaataaaagaataataaagatggGGGATAATCCAATCAGGGCTGACATCAAAAGTCAAGACATGGAAGGCCAGCGAGCCTGAAAAGCAGTGGTTTCCATGAAATGATGGTGACCCACTCAGAATTGGTGGGGACAATGGAGCGGCGGTGTCTCCTGCATTGTGGGGACAGCGCACGGTGCAGGGTCCTACCTTCCGCAGCAGGTCAGCGTGGTTCTGCACCAGCTCACTGTACTTTTCCTTTAGCTTGCTGTACCGCTGTTCATTGGCTTGGGCTCTCCCTGTATTGTCAAGAGCCAAGGTGAGCAGTCTACCCCTGCTGGGACCCTGTGCCTTCCTTCCATAAGCCAGAATCCCTAGAACAGCCTTCCTCCTTTTCACAAATGCAAACACCTTCTATGCCCTCAAAAATCCTACTGAAATAAACTCCTCTTCATCGGTGTTTCTGGCGTTAGGCTATCTCTCCTTCGGAGACCCTGTCCCCCAGGCAGATACCCCACTGTCACCTCCTGGTTCCCGTCCCCGCATTCTGAGCCCGTGGGGCTCTCCACTGGCTGGGCTCCCACCCGCCCCTCAGACTGGCGACATGAAGGTCCTTCCTGGTGGCTCTTCAGGGCAGAAGCACGGCTGGGGCTCTGCCACCCAGCCCCATCCTTCCCCCTGAGCCTCGCCTGACTCTGCGGCCCCCGCCTTCAGCCCCAGCCTAACGGACTCACTTTCTATCTCGGTCAGGCTCCGCTGGGCCTTCTCCGTGTCTTCGCGCTTCTTCTTGAGCTCGTCCAGCTCGGCCCGGAGAAACTCGCTGTCATCAGCCGCCTGCTGCCGCAGATGTTGCTGTTCCGCAAGCTCAGCCTCCAGCTCGCTGACCCGGCCCTTCAGCTGCAGCACGGCCCGCTGGCTCTGTGGGACGGACTCGGCCAATGAGCCCCAGCGCTGGGCcgcggggctgggctgggcaggagaAGCGGGTCCTCCCAGGCTTCCAGCACTGATCCAATGAATACCCATGTTTGCCTaacaaccgccccccccccaccaagggcCTCATGAGAGTTGAGGCTTCTGGTCATTATAAGCCACCGGCCAACAACGGCGGGACGGCAGGAGGACTCTGGTCTCGTTGGAGTGGCCTGGGAGCAGTCCTGGACGAGCGGGCACGAGGGAAGAGGGGATGTTTGCCTGCCCCCGTGGGTGAAGCCCGACCAGCCATGGGCCTGGGGGGCAGTCCTATTTACCGCCCCAGACCCCGCAAACAGCCATGAGAGTTACAAATCAGACCTTCCAATCGCCACGGGAGGAGAACAGGTCTTCCTCACTGTTGGCTTCACAGCCAGCCGGCGGTCATGGTTAACTCAAGAACCAAAGGGAGACAGGGCTTGGCTCAGAAGTCATTCTTAAGGTAGGAATGATGGAAATGCAGCACCACCAAGACCACGAAGGACCAGGGCCTTCTGGCTTTCGAGTTTCTACTAATGAGCACCCCCGCCATCCCCCTTAAAATGTGGTCCGACAAGTGTCTCTGCGAATATGAACATGCCACGGTGAAGCCCAGAACTGGATCAGAGCCCGACTCATACCTCAGTCTTCATGTTCTCCAGCTGTGCCTTCAGCTCACTGACTTCTCTGTATAGTTGACCAATTAAGTGATCCCTGGGAACAGAAGGAGAACAAGTTTGCTTCCACTGTGCTTCCATCCCTTTCCTTTTAAATGCGAGCTGGGAAATCAGGGGAGGAAGTTAAAAGCTGGTGTTAATTTGGGGAAAGTTTTTTGAAATTCCATACATTATATGCTAAGACCCTCCGTGTCACTGGATCCGAATCTAACACCCATGGGTTATTTCAACCTCATCTGatctccctctgggattccaggGGCCGATATTTGAGCATTGCGACACTTCTCTGCGGGGCCCAAGTGTCACTGAGCATCCCGCCCTGGTCGGGGGTGGCCAGCCAGACCCCGGCTTCATGTAGTTTCTGCACCACCTGCCTGCTCCCAGTGTGGACTCACTTCTCATCCTTGTTCACGCCGTTCTGACTGTTGAAATTGAAGGGGTCACTGCTGAATGAGCTGCCAAAGATGTCATCAAACTTGTTGTCAAATAAATTCTGTGGTGACCAAAAAGGAGCGAGGACAAAGTTAGAGATCCAGAGACTTCTGTACGGGGCTCAGAGGAgtgagatgtaaaaaaaaaaaaaagggatcctTTCTTAACTGGGTTCAAGTCCATCTGTGGTCCCTCTTAGAGACCGCAGGGCAGGGGCCTCAGTCTAGGTTAGCGCTTCGGTTAGAAGTTGGTCCAGCTTGGTGACAGCCAAAGGGTCTTGGTCAgagcctctcccctgcccatATGGGGCAGCGCGAAGGGCCGCACGTGGGGCTCACCACCTGCTGTCACCCTAACCCTAACCTaatcctaaccctaaccctaacacGTGGGGCTCGCCACCTGtcaccctaaccctaacccttgGGTTCCAGTGGAGGTGCTCCTCACCTGCTGGGAGGCATCCATGTCCACGAGGTCATCCTTCTCCAAGACGGGCTCGCTGTCCGGGGACGAGGCCTCGGCCGGGATGACCACCACAGGGCTGATGTGTTCTGACAGCGCAGAGGCCCGCAGGAAGTTGGGTGGGTTCTGAGGAGGGAAGACACCCCCCAAACCGTGTCACCCGCCAGTCCTGCCCGTCTCTGAGATCTGAGAGCACCCAGGACCCGGCAGCTCCCACGGCAGGGCCGGGCGCACGTACCTCAGGCAGTTGAGGGATCTGAATGAGCCGCTTGAAGTACTGGAGGTTGCTGGAGCGGTAGAACAGATCTTTCAACCTGGGGGTGGAGAAGGGCCTGAGGGGTGCTGGGCACCTCCCCggccctggggtggggacagTGCAGCCCCCCAGCTGTCCTGCTGCCCGCCCAGCCCAAAGGCGCGGGCTATCAAGGAAATGACCCTCCATGGCACTGGGACTCGATTGTGACGCTGCAGGGGGAGGTTATCCGGAGCCTGTCCTCACTTACGTGGTGGTAAGGAAAGAGGGATTCAAAGGACAGAATCCTCTGGAAGAGTGGATCCCCCCAGAACAAATTTCTGCATCGCTGTGGAATCTATGCTGGTGCATGGCAGATGTCTTCCCAGGAACGTTTGGCTTAgaataacatgaaaataaatgtactcTCTCTGAGGATACGCGACCTAACCACAGGCATGGGGAAGGAAACGTCATTACTGAGGGAGATCCCTTTGTTTTGGAGCTCTGTGTTATTTCCCCAGTTAGACTAGAAGCTTCCAGAGGGGGGAGACTGGGCCCTGCTGAGCTGGGCTTGCCAAGGAACCACACACGGAGGAATTAACTCATCAAGACTTCACTGGAGAAAAGCAATCTATTTATACTGTGTCCCAATCTTGGATGGGTATGGGAATGaagaaaccaattttttttctcatcttcgGGTCTCCATTTTGAATCAAAACATGGAAAGCTGAGGAAGCAGAGAGCATCAGACAGATTTCctgagaggagagaggatggTGGGTCTCTGCGCCCTCTCCCTGCAACCCACAATCTCCTCCAGCTCAGCCCAATACACTAAACCCCTGGGATCTCAGGCCAGCCCTTCTGACCCCAAGGTTGGGGTTGCCCCTGTCAGGTCATTGGCACTTTCCCCGAATTCAGGGACACTGAGGCCTCAGGGAGCCGCCGGGTCTGTGCAGACGAGAGAGTGAGGCAGCTGCTCACGGGAGAGGGTTTtataagctagaaaaaaatgaaaggaaataaaatcacctgACCACACATCCCCCTCT
The sequence above is drawn from the Neomonachus schauinslandi chromosome 5, ASM220157v2, whole genome shotgun sequence genome and encodes:
- the HIP1 gene encoding huntingtin-interacting protein 1 — protein: MDRMASSMKQVPNPLPKVLSRRGVGAGIEAAERESFERTQTVSINKAINTQEVAVKEKHARTCILGTHHEKGAQTFWSVVNRLPLSSNAVLCWKFCHVFHKLLRDGHPNVLKDSLRYKNELSDMSRMWGHLSEGYGQLCSIYLRLLRTKMEYHTKNPRFPGNLQMSDRQLDEAGESDVNNFFQLTVEMFDYLECELNLFQTVFNSLDMSRSVSVTAAGQCRLAPLIQVILDCSHLYDYTVKLLFKLHSCLPADTLQGHRDRFMEQFTKLKDLFYRSSNLQYFKRLIQIPQLPENPPNFLRASALSEHISPVVVIPAEASSPDSEPVLEKDDLVDMDASQQNLFDNKFDDIFGSSFSSDPFNFNSQNGVNKDEKDHLIGQLYREVSELKAQLENMKTESQRAVLQLKGRVSELEAELAEQQHLRQQAADDSEFLRAELDELKKKREDTEKAQRSLTEIERRAQANEQRYSKLKEKYSELVQNHADLLRKNAEVTKQVSVARQAQADLEREKKELEDSFQRISDQAQRKTQEQTEVLESLKQELATSKQELQIVQGSLETSAQSEAKWAGQIAELEKERSSLAHAVARREEELSTLQEQLEHTQRELSSAKESACQVAKDQRKMLLAESRKAAEQVVQEALRQLEEPTLISCAGSADHLLSKVKSVSSCLEQLEKSWSRYLAHPEDISGLLHSVTLLAHLTSDTMAYVSTTCLRAPPEPADSLTEACKQFGKETLLYLAFLEEEGTRENDGTAVKSCLNRIAAITEELLPRGLDIKQEEVGDLVDKEMAATSAAIKTATARIEEMLSKSRAGDTGVQLEVNERILGSCTSLMQAIQVLIVASKDLQREIVESGRGTASPKEFYAKNSRWTEGLISASKAVGWGATVMVDAADLVVQGRGKFEELMVCSHEIAASTAQLVAASKVKADKDSPNLAQLQQASRGVNQATATVVTSTISGKSQIEETDNMDFSSMTLTQIKRQEMDSQVRVLELENDLQKERQKLGELRKKHYELAGVAEGWEEGTEASPPALHEADTGKE